TATTTGTTATATTTGGATTTTTGATGAAGCAAGTCTTCTGTTAATGGAGCTGATATACgttcttgtttttatttcccgaCTCAAACTGATTGgtcattattttggtttaTTCTATTTATACGctgaatgattttgttttttgctcttgttacattttataaatatccttgtattttgttttgtttcttttaactCTATTTACTGGCCTCTAGTGAACTCTCTGCAATTGAAACATCATCTAGTTCGCAATTCAAAACGTATGGCGTTGAGAAACGACGAGAAAAAATCAAGATAGCAACAGTAAAGTGTCTTACGGTCTGGGTTGGCTGTTTGCTAAGCAGGAAAATCCTGTCAATCAGGTGTATTAGAGTATTTACAACACAATTCAACGTAACACAGCAACGAGAATAGAATCAAAACATTACAACTGAACGAAAACAATCACACCACGCGTGTCGTCTGCTCGTTTGATGGAAACATCGGACATACTTTCCACCCATCCATCACGTGTGTACAGTATATATAGTGTTATAAAACTTTGGCCTCAAAGCTTCACCCAAAGCGTTGGAAATGTTCCACCAATTGGGTGAAGGACGTACTTTTAACTATTGTGCTAACAATGGTTTACTACTCGTATGTTTTAACTTCCTAACAGGACCGGGATGCTTTACCGGCTAGTGTGAAAGCCCACGGCTGTCGATTAACAGCTGATGTTGAAAACTTAACTATAAATGTTGGCTCACCGTTAGTAGCTTGAACGGTCAAATTGTTAGTTGGGGTTGAGAAATTATACGTTACTAATCCTTCGTTATTTTTCGCGAGCCGGTTAGGCTTTTCTCACGCCGGCGATGTTCACATTTTTGTCcgcttttttattgtaattattattctaCAACCAATTTTGCTGCTGTAACTCATCTTCATCGAGTCATAAAgggttggtgtgtgcgtgtgtggtggtTGCTAATTTAGTACCTTCGCTAGTTGAGTTATGCTTCGTAAGCGTACACGAGTTCTTATGAGTCTAAAAAAGCACTTCCGCTTCCGTTTGCTACTTCCATTCTATCAGTACCAATTGTATTCttcgtttattttcgtttGACACACCGCTAGGAACCTAGGCCGATGGGCATATTCGTAATGTAGCCCCATTTAAACATGTTTCACTCGCGCACATTCACATCTCACATTcgaacgcacacatacacagagtCACATCCTTGtatagaaaacaaattttctaaCCCTTATTGCTTAACGCCTAACAGTGCCCCCTCATTTGTCTTCAATCACACGACTACTACACGGTATGACTATCAATTAAACTATGTACAGAGTACGGCTTCGATCGAAGCGCGTCGAGGAGCCTGGTCTCAAAGcaccgtgctgctgctgctgttggtgataatggtggtggtggttatgGTGATGCTGAACCTGATTAGCGGAACCATCAGCCGCCATCGAGTACCGATTAACGGCGTGAAGTCGCGCATGTCGCTCCTGCAGGTCAGTCCGCCGCCGGTATGCCGCCGCCAGTCGCTAGGAACGATAGAATCCATTCCTCGCCACAGTATCCTTCTCACCGAGCGCGTTGGGAACGTCAGGAATACCGTCGTCCTCTTCCGCAGATTTCCTTATGCAGTCACGCACAGcctgcagcacgatcgcaACCCGTCGGTCTAGCGCCTCCAAGTGTGGCTCCCACAGGACCGGTGCGATCGGATCGATGGCCATCGATTCGCGCATCGCCTCCGACAGTGATTTCGGACCGTTGTGGTAGCGAAGCAGCGTCTCAAGTGTGGACGCTCGGATTAAACAGCACTGCAGCACTGGCGCTAAGATGGACAGCTCATCCTGGAACGGTTTGCCGAAGCCGCGACCGTGGTCAAGGTGAATCGGGAACGTATCGTTGCCGAAGATTTTGAACGTTTCGTAATGGTGCCGGTCCATGTTGCCGgtaagaaaatcaaacacgGACATGTCCATCAGGTCGAGTAACCGGCGACCCTCGTCGTACGGTGGAATGTCACGCACCATCGTGCAGTAGTCGGAGTCCGTTTCCCACTGCGCCTTCCGGCGCTTGTGGTACGACCGGCGCCACGGATGCCGCCACACCTTGCGCTGCGTGTCGTCCTGCGTTGGCAGGAACGCGGCAAACGAACCCTCGAGCGTGTCCGGATTGCCGCAGATCGCGTGTGACGTATCGCAGTAGTACGAACACTTGCCGTGGAAGCATAGATTGCTGGACGGCGACACGAAGAACGTCTTCAGCAGTACCTCGTCGCCCACCTGGTAGATTTCGGTGGTGATGTTAAGGATGCGCCCGGTCACCGGCATCGCTCGCCGGAAACCAAGCAACCGGTCAAGATGGAAGGCAGCAATCTCGGCCGTGTGTCGCTCGTAATCGGTGAAGTAGAAGTGATTCGGTAGGGTTTGCTGTTCACGCGGAAACCGCATCGGCTTGAACAGTGCGTGCACCTCGTTTGGGTAGTCGATGATCAGCTTCAGCTGTGTGCCACCCTCCTTCTGTACCACGTGCTGGATGGGCAATCGTATCATGTCGTCGATAACCGCATTCACTAACGTATCGTCCCGGCTGTACAGTTCGCGCTTGGAGATGCGCAACTGGAACCGTTCCAGGTTGGACGCGTTTGGGCTGGGCCGCAGGTCCAACAGTTCGCCCAACGTTGGATTGGCTTCATCTTCGTCCAACGGTTCGTCCGCGTACGATTCCTCGCGTACAATAATCCGCTCGAAAGGTTGCGGCGCCCGGTGTTTGCTGGCGCGCGGTGCCACTACC
This region of Anopheles marshallii chromosome 2, idAnoMarsDA_429_01, whole genome shotgun sequence genomic DNA includes:
- the LOC128719909 gene encoding extracellular serine/threonine protein CG31145 — encoded protein: MYWIRSKKLRERLALGFGALLVLFTLLLVVDLQMDLGVSRGEFIPSHARIRYANQQDRSGIYNEFHRKYLAKSNASGSKEYLTTNAQAQHRGHTDTSGPGYPGKSASTTTAPPPHDRFKDLTALVVAPRASKHRAPQPFERIIVREESYADEPLDEDEANPTLGELLDLRPSPNASNLERFQLRISKRELYSRDDTLVNAVIDDMIRLPIQHVVQKEGGTQLKLIIDYPNEVHALFKPMRFPREQQTLPNHFYFTDYERHTAEIAAFHLDRLLGFRRAMPVTGRILNITTEIYQVGDEVLLKTFFVSPSSNLCFHGKCSYYCDTSHAICGNPDTLEGSFAAFLPTQDDTQRKVWRHPWRRSYHKRRKAQWETDSDYCTMVRDIPPYDEGRRLLDLMDMSVFDFLTGNMDRHHYETFKIFGNDTFPIHLDHGRGFGKPFQDELSILAPVLQCCLIRASTLETLLRYHNGPKSLSEAMRESMAIDPIAPVLWEPHLEALDRRVAIVLQAVRDCIRKSAEEDDGIPDVPNALGEKDTVARNGFYRS